A genomic stretch from Mycobacterium malmoense includes:
- a CDS encoding LLM class F420-dependent oxidoreductase, protein MKASLTIGPKIGVVAPVADGVTADPDWMVSFASHLERCGFESIVVVEHTVLATRYDSVYPYDSSGRVGLAADCPIPDPLDLLAFLAGHTSRLGLATGVLVLPNHHPVVLAKRAATVDALSGGRLRLCVGVGWLKEELEACGAEFDSRGRRADEQLAVLRALWADRPQGASYHGEFFDFDNVMCYPKPVADQGLPVHIGGHSRAAARRAGRLGDGFQPLGVTGPPLASLIALMREEASAAGRDPARLEVSLGHAVTKIDAERASSLVDQGADRIVLAMPPTADIEQAKDVVSACAQRLSLVS, encoded by the coding sequence ATGAAGGCTTCCCTAACAATAGGGCCAAAAATAGGGGTCGTGGCCCCGGTCGCCGACGGTGTCACCGCGGATCCCGACTGGATGGTGAGCTTCGCAAGCCACCTCGAGCGGTGCGGGTTCGAATCGATCGTCGTCGTCGAGCACACCGTCCTGGCCACCCGGTACGACAGCGTCTACCCCTACGACAGTTCCGGACGGGTGGGGTTGGCGGCCGACTGCCCCATCCCCGACCCGCTGGACCTCCTGGCGTTTCTGGCCGGCCACACCAGCCGGCTCGGGCTGGCCACCGGGGTGCTGGTGCTGCCCAACCACCATCCTGTGGTGCTCGCCAAACGGGCCGCGACCGTCGATGCGCTGTCCGGCGGACGGCTGCGGCTGTGCGTGGGCGTGGGCTGGCTCAAGGAGGAGTTGGAGGCCTGCGGGGCGGAGTTCGACAGCCGGGGCAGGCGGGCCGACGAGCAGTTGGCCGTCCTGCGGGCGCTGTGGGCCGACCGGCCGCAAGGGGCGTCATATCACGGCGAGTTCTTCGACTTCGACAACGTCATGTGCTACCCGAAACCGGTTGCGGACCAAGGGCTTCCGGTTCATATCGGCGGTCACAGCCGGGCGGCCGCCCGCCGCGCCGGGCGGCTGGGAGACGGCTTCCAGCCGCTCGGGGTGACCGGTCCCCCGCTCGCGTCGCTGATCGCGCTGATGCGTGAAGAGGCGTCGGCGGCGGGCCGCGACCCGGCGCGGCTGGAAGTGTCGCTGGGCCATGCGGTTACCAAGATCGATGCCGAGCGCGCGAGCAGCCTCGTCGATCAGGGCGCCGACCGGATCGTGTTGGCCATGCCACCGACCGCCGACATCGAACAGGCCAAAGACGTCGTGTCGGCCTGTGCGCAGCGGCTGTCCCTGGTGTCGTGA
- the malQ gene encoding 4-alpha-glucanotransferase, whose protein sequence is MTELAPSLVELARRFGVATEYEDWTGRRVLVPEATLVTVLAALDVTAGTEQQRNAALTAQLRTYWARPMPATIVGRTGEQTRFWVHVTHGDPAEVWLQLEDGTARGGVRQVDNFTPPFDLDGRWVGEASFVLPADLPLGYHRVHLRSGDSQTSTALIVTPDWLGLPERLGARRAWGLAAQLYSVRSRQSWGVGDLTDLTDLAVWSASRHGADYILVNPLHAAAPTIPMEPSPYLPTSRRFVNPLYLRVEAIPEFADLAKRGRVRRLRSEVQQRTGRLDTIDRDSAWAAKRAALKLLHRVPRSAGRELAYAAFRDRSGRALDDFATWCALADEYGGDWHRWPESLQHPDAAGVAGFAERNSDAVDFHRWLQWQLDDQLASAQSQATRAGMSLGIMGDLAVGVHPNGADAWALQDVLAPSVTAGAPPDEFNQLGQDWSQPPWRPDRLDEQEYRPFRALIRATLRHVGGIRIDHIIGLFRLWWIPKGAPPTEGTYVRYDHEAMIGIVALEAHRAGALVVGEDLGTVEPWVRDYLLLRGVLGTSILWFELDRDGNGGPLNPLPAERWREYCLSSVTTHDLPPTAGYLAGDHVRLRESLGLLTRPVEEELESDRAELAAWMAELRRVGLLDDGYSAHEQDPELIVLALYRYLGRTPSRLLGVALTDAVGDRRTQNQPGTTDEYPNWRVPLTGPDGRPMTLEDVFTDRRAATLAEAVRAEIAPPTTPTTC, encoded by the coding sequence ATGACTGAGCTCGCGCCCTCGCTGGTCGAACTCGCCAGGCGGTTCGGCGTCGCGACCGAGTACGAGGACTGGACCGGCCGGCGGGTGCTGGTCCCCGAGGCCACGCTGGTGACCGTGCTCGCCGCCCTCGATGTCACGGCCGGCACCGAGCAGCAGCGCAACGCCGCCCTGACCGCGCAACTGCGGACGTATTGGGCGCGTCCGATGCCGGCGACCATCGTCGGGCGCACCGGTGAGCAGACGCGGTTCTGGGTCCACGTGACCCACGGTGATCCCGCCGAAGTGTGGTTGCAGCTCGAGGACGGCACGGCGCGCGGCGGGGTGCGGCAGGTCGACAACTTCACGCCGCCGTTCGATCTGGACGGCCGCTGGGTGGGCGAGGCCAGCTTCGTGCTGCCCGCCGACCTGCCGCTGGGCTACCACCGGGTGCACCTGCGTTCCGGCGACTCCCAGACGAGCACCGCGCTCATCGTGACGCCGGACTGGCTCGGGCTGCCGGAGCGGCTCGGCGCCCGCCGCGCCTGGGGTCTGGCCGCTCAGCTGTACAGCGTGCGGTCCCGGCAGTCGTGGGGCGTCGGCGATCTCACCGATCTGACGGACCTGGCGGTATGGTCGGCCTCCCGCCATGGCGCCGACTACATCCTGGTCAATCCCCTGCACGCGGCCGCGCCCACGATCCCGATGGAGCCCTCGCCGTACCTGCCGACCTCGCGGCGCTTCGTCAACCCGCTTTACCTTCGCGTTGAGGCGATCCCCGAATTCGCCGACCTGGCCAAGCGTGGCCGGGTGCGACGGCTGCGGTCGGAAGTCCAACAGCGAACCGGACGGCTCGACACCATCGACCGCGACAGCGCGTGGGCGGCCAAGCGGGCGGCGCTCAAGCTGCTGCATCGCGTGCCGCGATCGGCGGGCCGCGAGCTGGCGTACGCCGCGTTCCGTGACCGCTCGGGCCGCGCGCTCGACGACTTCGCCACCTGGTGTGCGCTGGCCGACGAGTACGGCGGTGACTGGCACCGCTGGCCGGAGTCGTTGCAGCATCCCGACGCCGCCGGTGTCGCCGGTTTCGCCGAACGGAATTCGGACGCGGTCGACTTCCACCGCTGGCTGCAGTGGCAACTCGACGACCAACTCGCCTCGGCGCAATCGCAGGCAACACGGGCCGGAATGTCGTTGGGCATCATGGGAGACTTGGCCGTCGGTGTGCACCCCAACGGCGCCGACGCCTGGGCCCTGCAGGATGTTTTGGCGCCGAGCGTGACCGCGGGCGCGCCGCCGGACGAGTTCAATCAGCTCGGCCAGGACTGGTCACAGCCGCCGTGGCGTCCGGACCGCCTGGACGAGCAGGAGTATCGGCCCTTTCGCGCACTGATCCGCGCCACGCTGCGGCACGTCGGCGGGATCCGCATCGACCACATCATCGGGTTGTTCCGGCTGTGGTGGATCCCGAAGGGTGCGCCGCCCACCGAGGGCACCTACGTGCGCTACGACCACGAAGCGATGATCGGCATCGTCGCCCTGGAAGCCCATCGGGCCGGGGCGCTCGTCGTCGGCGAAGACCTCGGCACCGTCGAACCGTGGGTGCGCGACTACCTTTTGCTGCGCGGCGTGCTGGGCACCTCGATCCTCTGGTTCGAGCTGGATCGCGACGGAAACGGCGGGCCACTGAACCCACTGCCGGCCGAACGCTGGCGCGAGTACTGCCTGTCGTCGGTCACCACCCACGACCTGCCGCCGACCGCCGGCTACCTGGCCGGCGACCACGTGCGGCTGCGGGAGTCCCTGGGGCTGCTGACCCGGCCCGTCGAAGAAGAGCTCGAGTCCGACCGGGCCGAGCTGGCGGCCTGGATGGCCGAGCTGCGCCGGGTCGGGCTGTTGGATGACGGTTACTCAGCACATGAACAAGACCCGGAACTGATCGTCCTCGCCCTGTACCGGTATCTGGGCCGGACGCCGTCGCGGCTGTTGGGAGTGGCGCTGACCGATGCGGTTGGTGACCGCCGCACCCAGAATCAGCCGGGCACCACCGACGAATACCCGAACTGGCGAGTTCCGCTGACCGGCCCCGATGGCCGGCCGATGACGCTCGAGGACGTGTTCACCGATCGCCGGGCGGCGACCCTGGCCGAGGCGGTGCGCGCGGAGATCGCGCCTCCGACGACACCGACCACCTGTTAG
- the eccB gene encoding type VII secretion protein EccB, protein MAEESRGQRGSGYGLGLSTRTQVTGYQFLARRTAMALTRWRVRMEIEPGRRQTLAVVASISAALVVCLGALLWSFISPSGQINESPIIADRDSGALYVRVGDKLYPALNLASARLITGRPDNPHLVRSGQIANLPRGPLVGIPGAPSNFAPKTPPASSWLVCDTVATSTGVGAPSGVTVTVIDGVPDLSGHRQVLNGSDAVVLNYGGDAWVIRQGRRSRIDATNRSVLLPLGLTPEQVSMAKPMSRALYDALPVGPELTVPDVQNAGSPASFPGAPGPVGTVIVTPQISGPQQYSLVLADGVQTLPPLVAQILQNAGPGNTKPVTVEPSALAKMPVVNKLDLSSYPDTPLNVMDIRENPATCWWWQKTSGENRARIQVVSGSTIPVATKDASKVVSLVKADTTGREADQVYFGPDYANFVAVTGNDPGAKTTESLWWLTDAGARFGVDDTRDVREALGLKTMPSLAPWVALRLLPQGPTLSRADALVEHDTLPMDMSPAELVVPK, encoded by the coding sequence GTGGCGGAAGAAAGTCGCGGGCAGCGCGGGTCGGGCTACGGCCTTGGGTTGTCGACCCGAACCCAGGTGACCGGGTATCAGTTCCTTGCCCGCCGAACCGCGATGGCGCTGACCCGCTGGCGGGTCCGCATGGAGATCGAACCGGGACGGCGTCAGACGCTGGCCGTCGTGGCATCGATTTCCGCCGCGCTGGTGGTTTGCCTGGGCGCGCTGCTGTGGTCGTTCATCAGCCCGTCGGGGCAGATCAACGAGTCGCCGATCATCGCCGACCGCGATTCCGGCGCCCTGTACGTGCGCGTCGGTGACAAGTTGTATCCGGCGCTGAATTTGGCCTCGGCGCGGCTGATCACCGGCCGGCCGGACAACCCGCACCTGGTTCGGTCAGGCCAGATCGCCAACCTGCCGCGCGGGCCGCTGGTGGGCATCCCGGGCGCGCCGTCGAATTTTGCGCCCAAGACCCCGCCCGCTTCGTCGTGGCTGGTGTGCGACACCGTGGCCACCTCGACCGGGGTCGGGGCGCCGTCGGGCGTGACGGTGACGGTGATCGACGGCGTCCCGGACCTCAGCGGCCACCGGCAGGTATTGAACGGGTCGGATGCCGTGGTGCTGAACTACGGCGGGGACGCGTGGGTGATCCGGCAGGGACGCCGGTCGCGCATCGACGCGACGAACCGGTCGGTGTTGCTGCCGCTGGGTTTGACGCCGGAGCAGGTCAGCATGGCAAAGCCGATGAGCCGCGCCCTCTACGACGCGTTGCCGGTGGGGCCCGAACTGACGGTGCCGGACGTGCAGAACGCCGGCTCTCCGGCGTCGTTCCCGGGGGCGCCCGGCCCGGTCGGGACGGTGATCGTCACCCCACAAATCAGTGGGCCGCAACAGTATTCGCTGGTGTTGGCCGATGGCGTGCAGACGCTGCCACCCCTGGTCGCCCAGATCTTGCAGAACGCCGGCCCGGGCAACACCAAGCCGGTGACCGTGGAACCGTCCGCGTTGGCAAAAATGCCGGTGGTCAACAAGCTCGACCTGTCGTCGTACCCGGACACCCCGCTGAACGTGATGGATATCCGGGAGAACCCGGCGACCTGCTGGTGGTGGCAGAAGACCTCCGGTGAGAACCGGGCCCGCATCCAGGTCGTGTCCGGGTCGACCATTCCGGTCGCGACCAAGGACGCGAGCAAGGTGGTGTCCTTGGTGAAGGCCGACACGACCGGCCGCGAAGCCGACCAGGTCTACTTCGGTCCCGACTACGCCAACTTCGTGGCCGTCACCGGCAACGATCCCGGCGCCAAGACGACGGAATCGTTGTGGTGGCTCACGGACGCGGGCGCCCGGTTCGGAGTGGACGACACCCGCGACGTCCGCGAGGCGTTGGGTTTGAAGACCATGCCGAGCCTGGCGCCGTGGGTCGCGCTGCGGCTGCTGCCGCAAGGTCCGACCCTGTCACGAGCGGACGCGTTAGTGGAGCACGACACCTTACCGATGGACATGTCCCCCGCAGAGTTGGTGGTACCGAAGTGA
- the eccCa gene encoding type VII secretion protein EccCa, with product MKRGFARPTPEKAPVIKPENIVLPTPLSIPPPEGKPWWLIVVGVVVVGLLIGMVAMTFASGSHVFGGAGSIFPIFMIGGVAMMMFGGRFGGQQQMSRPKLDAMRAQFMLMLDMLRETAHESADSMDANYRWYHPAPVTLAAAVGAPRMWERKPDGKDLNFGVVRVGVGMTRPEVTWGEPQNMPTDIELEPVTGKALQEFGRYQSVVYNLPKMISLLVEPWYSLIGEREQVLGLMRAIVCQLSFSHGPDHVQMIVVSSDLEEWDWVKWLPHFGDPRRQDAAGNARMVYASVREFAAEQAELFAGRGSFTPRHASSSAQTPTPHTVIIADVTDPQWEYVISAEGIDGVTFFDLTGASMWSSVPERTLRFDERGVIEALPRDRDTWMVIDEKPWFFALTDHLSIAEAEEFAQKLARWRLAEAYEEIGQRVAHIGARDILSYYGVDDPARIDFDTLWGNRTDTMGRSRLRAPFGNRSDNGELLFLDMKSLDEGGDGPHGVMSGTTGSGKSMLVRVVIESLMLGHPPDELQFVLADLKGGSAVKPFEGVPHVSRIITDLEDDQALMERFLDALWGEISRRKEICFSAGVDDAKEYNAVRGRMRARGQDMTPLPMLVVVIDEFYEWFRIMPTAVDVLDSIGRQGRAYWIHLMMASQTIESRAEKLMENMGYRLVLKARTAGAAQAAGVPNAVNLPAQPGLGYFRRSLEDVVRFQAEFLWRDYYSPDVTIDGEEAPQLVHSIDYVRPQLFTNSFTPLEVSVGGPDVDGPAVHSNGEAHDLAEAEEEDDEGLRTPRVGTVIIDQLRQIDFEPYRLWQPPLTRPVPIDELVNRFLGHPWQKDYGSARDLVFPIGIIDRPFKHDQPPWTVDTSGPGANVLILGAGGSGKTTALQTLICSAALTHTPEQVQFYCLAYSGTALTTVARLPHVGEVAGPTDPYGVRRTIAELLALVRERKRSFLEYGIASMEMFRRRKFGGEPGPVPNDGFGDVYLVIDNYRALAEENEVLIEQANLIINQGPSFGVHVVVTADRESELRPPVRSGFGSRIELRLAAVEDAKLVRSRFAKDVPVKPGRGMVAVNYVRLESDPQAGLHTLVARPALASTPANVFESDSIVEAVSRLTSGQATPIRRLPARFGVEQVRELAARDTRQSVGVGGIAWAISELDLAPVYLNFAENSHLMITGRRECGKTTALATIMSEIGRLYAPGASSAPATSQPSAQVWLVDPRRQLLTVLGSDHVEKFAYNLDGIQAMMNDLSALLASREPPPGLSAEELLAHSWWSGPEIFLIVDDIQQLPAGFDSPLHKAAAWVTRAADVGLHVIVTRSFGGWSSAGSDPMLRALHQANAPLLVMDADPDEGFIRGKMKGGPLPRGRGLLMAEDTGVFVQVAATEFRKQDAGRT from the coding sequence GTGAAACGTGGATTTGCGCGGCCGACACCGGAAAAGGCTCCGGTAATCAAGCCGGAGAACATCGTCCTTCCGACGCCGTTGAGCATCCCGCCGCCGGAAGGCAAGCCCTGGTGGCTGATTGTGGTCGGTGTGGTGGTGGTCGGCCTGCTGATCGGCATGGTCGCCATGACCTTCGCCAGCGGCTCACACGTCTTCGGGGGCGCCGGCTCGATCTTCCCGATCTTTATGATCGGTGGCGTCGCGATGATGATGTTCGGCGGCCGGTTCGGCGGCCAGCAGCAGATGAGCCGGCCGAAGCTGGACGCGATGCGCGCCCAGTTCATGTTGATGCTGGACATGCTGCGCGAGACGGCCCACGAGTCGGCCGACAGCATGGACGCCAACTACCGCTGGTACCACCCGGCACCGGTCACGCTGGCGGCCGCCGTCGGAGCGCCGCGGATGTGGGAACGCAAGCCGGACGGCAAGGACCTCAACTTCGGTGTCGTGCGGGTCGGCGTGGGCATGACGCGTCCCGAGGTGACCTGGGGTGAGCCCCAGAACATGCCGACCGACATCGAGCTGGAGCCGGTCACCGGCAAGGCCCTTCAGGAATTCGGGCGCTATCAAAGCGTCGTCTACAACCTGCCGAAGATGATCTCGCTGCTGGTCGAGCCGTGGTACTCGCTGATCGGGGAGCGCGAGCAGGTCCTGGGATTGATGCGGGCGATCGTCTGCCAGCTGTCGTTCTCCCACGGACCCGACCACGTGCAGATGATCGTGGTCAGCTCGGACCTGGAGGAATGGGACTGGGTGAAGTGGCTTCCGCACTTCGGTGATCCGCGGCGTCAGGACGCGGCGGGTAACGCGCGGATGGTCTATGCCTCGGTGCGGGAGTTCGCCGCGGAGCAAGCCGAATTGTTCGCCGGCCGCGGGTCTTTCACCCCCCGGCATGCCAGCTCGTCGGCGCAGACCCCGACGCCGCACACCGTGATCATCGCCGACGTCACGGATCCGCAGTGGGAGTACGTGATCAGCGCCGAGGGTATCGACGGGGTGACGTTCTTCGACCTGACCGGCGCTTCGATGTGGTCCTCCGTCCCCGAGCGGACGTTGCGGTTCGACGAGAGGGGCGTGATCGAGGCACTGCCCCGCGACCGCGACACCTGGATGGTGATCGACGAGAAGCCCTGGTTCTTCGCTCTCACCGACCATCTCAGCATCGCGGAGGCCGAGGAGTTCGCCCAGAAGCTGGCGCGCTGGCGGCTTGCCGAGGCGTACGAAGAGATCGGCCAGCGGGTGGCCCACATCGGCGCCCGGGACATCTTGTCCTACTACGGGGTCGACGATCCGGCACGTATCGACTTCGACACGCTGTGGGGAAACCGCACCGACACGATGGGCCGGTCGCGGTTGCGGGCGCCGTTCGGCAACCGCTCCGACAATGGCGAGCTGCTGTTCTTGGACATGAAGTCGCTCGACGAGGGCGGCGACGGTCCGCACGGGGTCATGTCGGGGACAACGGGTTCGGGCAAGTCGATGCTGGTGCGCGTGGTCATCGAGTCGCTGATGCTCGGGCATCCACCGGACGAGCTGCAGTTCGTGCTGGCCGACCTCAAGGGAGGGTCAGCGGTCAAGCCGTTCGAAGGGGTGCCGCACGTATCGCGCATTATCACCGACCTGGAAGATGACCAGGCGCTGATGGAGCGCTTCCTGGACGCGCTGTGGGGCGAAATCTCCCGCCGCAAGGAGATCTGCTTCAGCGCGGGTGTTGACGACGCCAAGGAGTACAACGCCGTGCGCGGCAGGATGCGCGCGCGCGGCCAGGACATGACGCCGCTGCCGATGCTCGTGGTGGTCATCGACGAGTTCTACGAATGGTTCCGCATCATGCCGACGGCGGTCGACGTTCTGGACTCGATTGGCCGGCAGGGCCGCGCCTACTGGATCCACCTGATGATGGCGTCGCAGACCATTGAGAGCCGAGCCGAAAAGCTCATGGAGAACATGGGTTACCGCTTGGTGCTGAAAGCGCGGACCGCCGGGGCGGCGCAGGCCGCTGGTGTGCCGAACGCGGTGAACCTGCCGGCCCAGCCCGGGTTGGGCTATTTCCGCAGGAGCCTCGAGGATGTCGTCCGATTCCAGGCCGAATTCCTGTGGCGGGACTATTACTCTCCCGATGTCACCATCGACGGCGAGGAAGCGCCTCAGTTGGTGCACAGCATCGATTACGTTCGCCCGCAATTGTTTACCAACTCGTTCACCCCGCTCGAGGTGAGCGTTGGGGGACCGGACGTCGACGGGCCGGCCGTCCACTCGAACGGCGAGGCGCACGACCTGGCGGAAGCCGAGGAAGAGGACGACGAAGGGCTCAGGACACCAAGAGTCGGGACGGTGATCATCGATCAGCTCCGCCAGATCGACTTCGAGCCCTATCGACTGTGGCAGCCTCCGCTGACCCGACCCGTGCCCATCGACGAGCTGGTCAACCGGTTCCTCGGCCACCCGTGGCAAAAGGACTATGGCTCCGCCCGGGACCTGGTGTTCCCGATCGGGATCATCGACCGCCCGTTCAAGCACGATCAGCCGCCGTGGACGGTTGACACGTCCGGGCCCGGCGCCAACGTCCTGATCCTGGGCGCCGGGGGCTCGGGCAAAACGACCGCGCTGCAGACGCTGATCTGCTCGGCCGCGTTGACGCACACTCCCGAGCAGGTCCAGTTCTACTGCCTGGCCTACAGCGGTACCGCGTTGACCACGGTGGCTCGTTTGCCCCATGTCGGCGAGGTGGCCGGTCCCACCGACCCCTACGGCGTCCGCCGCACCATTGCCGAACTGCTCGCCCTGGTGCGTGAGCGCAAACGCAGCTTCCTCGAATACGGAATCGCCTCGATGGAGATGTTCCGGCGCCGCAAGTTCGGCGGCGAGCCCGGCCCGGTGCCCAATGACGGGTTCGGCGACGTCTACCTGGTGATCGACAACTACCGGGCATTGGCCGAGGAAAACGAGGTGCTGATCGAGCAGGCGAACCTGATCATCAACCAGGGCCCGTCGTTCGGGGTGCACGTGGTGGTCACCGCCGATCGCGAATCGGAGCTGCGCCCGCCGGTGCGCAGCGGTTTCGGTTCCCGGATCGAGTTGCGGCTGGCCGCGGTGGAAGACGCCAAGCTGGTGCGCTCCCGGTTCGCCAAGGACGTTCCGGTCAAACCGGGACGCGGCATGGTTGCGGTCAACTACGTCCGGCTCGAGTCCGACCCGCAGGCGGGCCTGCACACGCTGGTGGCCCGGCCGGCGCTGGCAAGCACGCCCGCGAACGTCTTCGAGTCCGACAGCATCGTCGAAGCGGTCAGCAGGCTGACGAGCGGCCAGGCCACGCCGATACGCCGGCTGCCCGCGCGGTTCGGCGTGGAACAGGTGCGCGAGCTGGCCGCCCGGGACACCCGCCAAAGTGTCGGTGTCGGCGGAATCGCCTGGGCCATATCGGAATTAGACCTGGCGCCGGTCTATCTGAACTTCGCCGAGAACTCGCATCTGATGATCACGGGTCGACGCGAATGTGGAAAGACCACCGCGCTGGCCACCATCATGTCCGAAATCGGCCGGCTCTACGCACCCGGAGCCAGCAGCGCGCCGGCGACGTCGCAACCCTCGGCTCAGGTGTGGCTCGTCGACCCGCGTCGTCAGCTGCTGACCGTACTGGGCTCCGACCATGTCGAGAAGTTCGCCTACAACCTCGACGGCATACAGGCGATGATGAATGACCTGTCGGCCCTGCTGGCCAGCCGCGAACCGCCGCCCGGTTTGTCGGCGGAAGAGTTGTTGGCGCACTCCTGGTGGAGCGGACCGGAGATCTTCTTGATCGTGGACGACATTCAGCAGCTGCCAGCGGGTTTCGACTCGCCGCTGCACAAGGCAGCCGCCTGGGTGACCAGGGCCGCCGACGTCGGCTTGCACGTGATCGTCACCCGCTCGTTCGGCGGTTGGTCTTCGGCCGGCAGCGACCCGATGCTGCGGGCACTGCACCAGGCGAATGCGCCGTTGCTGGTCATGGACGCCGACCCCGACGAGGGCTTCATCCGCGGCAAGATGAAGGGTGGTCCGTTGCCCCGTGGCCGAGGCCTGTTGATGGCCGAGGACACCGGTGTGTTCGTCCAGGTGGCCGCCACCGAGTTCCGCAAGCAGGACGCGGGCAGGACTTAA
- a CDS encoding cytochrome P450, whose amino-acid sequence MSTLGESQPGTFYLPRLEYSKLPMSADRSVGWKTLRDAGPVVFMNGHYYLTRREDVLAALRNPKVFSSRLALQPPGSPLPVVPLAFDPPEHTRYRKILQPYFSPQGLSKSRPVLQRHATEMIAAFAERGECEAMADFARLYPFQVFLDLYGLPLEDLDRVIAWKDAVVADKPFMTQADLDKGQELLAYLTDAIQQRRQNPGSDMLSRVMTGDGNFSDLELLGMSHLLILAGLDTVTAAIGFSLFELARRPQLRDAVRGDPKQIRVFIEEIVRLEPSAPVAPRVTTEVVTVGGMTLPAGTSVRLCMAAVNRDGSDAMSIDELVMDGKVHRHWGFGGGPHRCLGSHLARIELTIIVAEWLKQIPDFELPPDYSPEIKFPSKTFALKELPLRWG is encoded by the coding sequence ATGAGCACTCTTGGCGAAAGCCAGCCAGGCACGTTCTACCTACCCCGGCTCGAATACTCCAAGTTACCGATGTCCGCCGACCGAAGTGTCGGATGGAAGACACTGCGGGACGCCGGGCCGGTGGTGTTCATGAACGGCCACTATTACCTGACGCGACGTGAGGACGTGCTGGCCGCGCTGCGCAATCCCAAGGTCTTCTCGTCGCGGCTGGCGCTTCAGCCGCCCGGTAGCCCGCTGCCGGTGGTGCCGCTGGCGTTCGACCCGCCGGAGCACACCCGTTACCGCAAGATCCTGCAACCGTATTTCAGCCCGCAGGGATTGAGTAAGTCCCGGCCGGTGCTGCAGCGCCACGCCACCGAGATGATCGCCGCCTTTGCCGAGCGGGGCGAGTGCGAAGCGATGGCAGATTTCGCGAGGCTATATCCGTTCCAGGTTTTCCTCGACCTGTACGGCCTGCCGTTGGAGGATCTCGACCGCGTGATCGCTTGGAAAGACGCCGTCGTCGCCGACAAGCCCTTCATGACCCAGGCCGACCTCGACAAGGGACAGGAGTTGTTGGCATATCTCACCGACGCGATCCAGCAGCGCCGGCAAAACCCGGGCTCCGACATGTTGTCGCGGGTGATGACCGGCGACGGCAACTTCAGTGACCTCGAACTGCTGGGCATGAGTCACCTCTTGATCCTGGCGGGCCTGGACACGGTGACCGCGGCGATCGGATTCTCCCTGTTCGAATTGGCGCGCAGACCGCAGCTGCGCGACGCGGTTCGGGGTGATCCCAAGCAGATCAGGGTTTTCATCGAAGAGATCGTCCGGCTGGAGCCGTCGGCACCGGTGGCGCCCCGGGTGACGACGGAGGTCGTCACCGTCGGGGGAATGACGCTGCCCGCGGGCACGTCGGTGCGGTTGTGCATGGCCGCGGTCAACCGCGACGGCAGCGACGCGATGTCCATCGATGAGCTGGTCATGGACGGAAAGGTGCACCGGCACTGGGGATTTGGTGGCGGACCGCACCGTTGTTTGGGCTCTCATCTGGCGCGGATAGAGCTGACGATCATCGTCGCGGAATGGCTCAAGCAGATCCCCGACTTCGAACTGCCCCCGGATTACAGCCCCGAAATCAAATTCCCGTCAAAGACCTTCGCGCTCAAGGAATTGCCGCTGCGCTGGGGTTGA
- a CDS encoding ferredoxin translates to MKVRLEKSRCVGHAQCYAVDPDLFPIDDSGYSILEEHEVRPEDEQLTRDGVASCPEMALIIEAD, encoded by the coding sequence GTGAAGGTTCGTCTCGAAAAGTCCAGGTGCGTGGGCCACGCCCAGTGCTACGCCGTCGATCCAGACCTGTTCCCAATCGACGACTCGGGCTATTCGATTCTCGAGGAACACGAGGTGAGGCCCGAGGACGAGCAGTTGACCCGTGACGGTGTGGCCTCCTGCCCGGAAATGGCGTTGATTATCGAAGCGGACTAG